Proteins encoded together in one Lysinibacillus sp. FSL K6-0232 window:
- a CDS encoding dihydroorotate dehydrogenase, which produces MSRLAMQLPGLDLKNPIMPASGCFGFGREYAQLYDLSKLGAIMIKATTVETRAGNPTPRVAETAAGMLNAIGLQNPGIEKVMNEELKFLESYDVPIIANVAGTETADYVEVARRISTASNVKALELNISCPNVKCGGIQFGTDPATARELVEAVKAVSSVPVYVKLSPNVTSIVDIAVAVEAGGADGITMINTLVGMRLDERTGKPVIANGTGGLSGPAVKPVAIRMVYEVYKAVNIPIIGMGGVTEAQDVIDFMSAGASAVAVGTANFVDHFVCPTIIDELPAKLDALGVEHITDIIGRSHR; this is translated from the coding sequence ATGAGTCGTTTAGCAATGCAATTACCAGGCTTAGATTTAAAAAACCCTATTATGCCAGCTTCAGGCTGCTTCGGCTTTGGGCGTGAATATGCACAGCTTTATGATTTATCAAAGCTAGGTGCAATTATGATTAAGGCAACAACGGTTGAAACGCGTGCTGGGAATCCAACACCGCGCGTTGCCGAAACAGCAGCAGGAATGCTAAATGCCATCGGGCTACAAAATCCAGGCATTGAAAAAGTGATGAATGAGGAGCTAAAGTTTTTAGAGAGCTATGATGTGCCGATAATTGCCAATGTTGCAGGTACGGAAACAGCAGACTATGTAGAAGTGGCACGTCGTATTTCCACAGCGTCAAATGTAAAAGCATTGGAGCTTAATATTTCTTGTCCAAATGTTAAATGTGGTGGTATTCAATTTGGCACAGACCCAGCAACAGCACGCGAGCTAGTAGAGGCTGTCAAAGCGGTTTCTTCAGTGCCAGTTTATGTGAAGCTCTCGCCAAACGTGACAAGCATTGTAGATATTGCTGTAGCCGTTGAAGCGGGTGGCGCAGATGGTATTACAATGATTAATACGTTAGTAGGGATGCGTTTAGATGAGCGTACAGGTAAGCCAGTGATTGCAAATGGCACAGGTGGCTTATCAGGCCCAGCGGTGAAGCCAGTTGCAATACGCATGGTATATGAGGTATATAAAGCGGTAAATATTCCGATTATCGGTATGGGTGGTGTAACAGAGGCACAGGATGTCATTGATTTTATGTCTGCGGGTGCTTCAGCCGTTGCAGTAGGCACAGCCAACTTCGTTGACCACTTTGTATGCCCAACCATTATTGATGAATTACCAGCAAAGCTTGATGCATTAGGCGTAGAGCATATAACAGATATTATTGGAAGGAGCCATCGTTGA
- the pyrF gene encoding orotidine-5'-phosphate decarboxylase produces MNTKPILALDFPGEKEVFDFLQQFNEPLFVKIGMELYMQEGPDIVRKVKDLGHDIFLDLKLHDIPNTVGSAMKGLAKLGVDLVNVHAAGGRPMMEAALEGLEAGTPAGKERPALIAVTQLTSTTEEQMQAEQKIALSLQESVLHYASLTKQAGLQGVVCSVHEAKAIAQTCGEDFLRVTPGIRLAGGAAHDQKRIATPDGAKRDGSSLIVVGRAVTGAQDPVAAYKIVTELWEA; encoded by the coding sequence ATGAACACCAAACCTATATTAGCATTAGATTTTCCAGGAGAAAAAGAAGTATTCGATTTTCTTCAACAGTTCAATGAGCCTCTTTTCGTAAAAATTGGTATGGAATTATATATGCAAGAAGGACCTGATATTGTACGCAAAGTAAAGGATTTAGGGCATGATATTTTCCTAGATTTAAAATTACATGATATTCCAAATACAGTAGGCTCTGCAATGAAAGGGCTAGCAAAATTAGGTGTAGATTTAGTTAATGTCCATGCTGCAGGCGGGCGTCCAATGATGGAGGCAGCATTAGAAGGCCTTGAAGCGGGAACACCTGCTGGCAAAGAACGTCCAGCATTAATAGCTGTTACACAATTAACATCAACAACAGAAGAACAAATGCAAGCAGAGCAAAAAATTGCTCTCTCCTTGCAAGAGTCTGTTTTGCACTATGCAAGTCTTACAAAGCAGGCTGGCCTACAAGGGGTTGTGTGCTCTGTCCATGAGGCGAAAGCTATTGCACAGACATGTGGAGAGGATTTTCTACGTGTCACACCCGGTATTCGTTTAGCAGGTGGTGCTGCACACGATCAAAAGCGTATTGCAACGCCAGATGGGGCTAAACGAGATGGTTCTTCATTGATTGTTGTAGGGCGTGCTGTAACAGGCGCACAAGACCCAGTAGCAGCATATAAAATCGTAACTGAATTATGGGAGGCATAA
- the pyrE gene encoding orotate phosphoribosyltransferase translates to MTLQNEIAHAMLKVGAVELNPTELFTWASGIKSPIYCDTRLTISDPVIRKQLANGLASVIKESFGATEIVAGTATAGIPHAAWVSDILELPMVYVRSKAKEHGRGNQIEGKYAAGQKVVVVEDIVSTGGSSITAVEALRAAGCEVLGVVCVYTYNLPRAEQAFDEAGIQYVSLTNFDYLIEAANESGAIQQEDIPFLKEWHSKLKAGEL, encoded by the coding sequence ATGACATTACAAAATGAAATCGCACACGCTATGTTAAAAGTAGGTGCTGTAGAATTAAATCCAACAGAATTATTTACATGGGCATCTGGCATAAAATCGCCAATTTACTGTGATACACGCTTAACAATCTCTGATCCAGTGATTCGTAAGCAATTAGCAAATGGCTTAGCCTCTGTTATTAAAGAGAGCTTTGGCGCAACAGAAATCGTTGCAGGTACAGCTACAGCAGGTATTCCTCATGCAGCATGGGTAAGTGATATTTTAGAATTACCGATGGTTTATGTACGTTCAAAAGCAAAGGAACATGGCCGTGGCAATCAGATCGAAGGAAAATATGCAGCAGGTCAAAAAGTTGTTGTAGTAGAAGATATCGTTTCAACAGGTGGTTCATCCATTACGGCTGTAGAAGCATTGCGTGCAGCAGGCTGTGAAGTGCTAGGTGTTGTTTGTGTGTACACATATAATCTACCACGTGCAGAGCAAGCCTTTGATGAGGCAGGCATTCAATATGTATCATTAACAAACTTTGATTATTTAATCGAAGCAGCAAATGAATCAGGCGCTATTCAACAAGAGGATATCCCATTCTTAAAAGAGTGGCACAGCAAGTTAAAAGCAGGCGAGCTATAA
- a CDS encoding ABC transporter ATP-binding protein has translation MTKPGAKKILEIKNVKQYFGSPANPIKAVDGISFDVYEGETLGLVGESGCGKSTTGRSIIRLYDITDGEIIFNGENVHGKKSKSELKKFNRQMQMIFQDPYASLNPRMTAGEIIGEAFDIHGLYKDKKERRAKIQELLEAVGLNKEHANRYAHEFSGGQRQRIGIARALSLDPKFIIADEPISALDVSIQAQVVNLLKQLQKERGLTYLFIAHDLSMVKYISDRIAVMYHGKIMEIGKADDIYNHPVHPYTKSLLSAIPLPDPISEKRRQRIPYKHTEVDDSATYHEVGDQHYVYGTADLVKTWVANR, from the coding sequence ATGACTAAACCTGGTGCGAAAAAAATTCTTGAAATCAAAAATGTAAAGCAGTATTTTGGTTCGCCAGCTAATCCCATTAAAGCTGTAGACGGTATTAGCTTCGATGTTTACGAAGGTGAAACACTTGGTCTTGTGGGTGAATCAGGCTGTGGTAAATCAACAACTGGTCGTTCAATTATTCGCTTATACGACATTACAGATGGTGAGATTATTTTCAATGGTGAAAATGTCCATGGAAAAAAATCTAAAAGTGAGTTAAAGAAGTTTAACCGTCAAATGCAAATGATTTTCCAAGACCCTTATGCGTCTTTAAACCCTCGTATGACAGCGGGTGAAATCATTGGTGAAGCCTTTGATATTCATGGTCTTTACAAGGATAAAAAGGAACGTCGTGCAAAAATTCAAGAATTACTTGAAGCTGTCGGTTTAAACAAAGAGCATGCGAATCGTTACGCACACGAATTCTCTGGTGGTCAACGTCAACGTATTGGGATTGCTCGTGCATTAAGCTTAGACCCTAAGTTTATTATTGCCGATGAGCCGATCTCAGCACTTGATGTATCGATTCAAGCACAGGTTGTTAACCTATTAAAGCAGCTTCAAAAAGAACGTGGCTTAACATATCTTTTTATTGCCCATGACCTCTCCATGGTAAAATACATCAGTGATCGCATTGCTGTGATGTACCATGGAAAAATTATGGAAATTGGAAAAGCAGATGATATTTACAATCACCCTGTTCATCCATACACAAAATCATTATTATCAGCGATTCCACTTCCTGACCCAATCTCGGAAAAACGCCGTCAACGTATTCCGTACAAACATACAGAAGTGGATGATAGTGCAACATACCACGAAGTAGGCGACCAGCATTATGTATATGGTACTGCTGACCTTGTGAAAACATGGGTTGCGAACAGATAA
- a CDS encoding ABC transporter ATP-binding protein — MSKTILEVKDLRINFKTYAGLVHAVRGVTFDLKEGETLAIVGESGSGKSVTSNALMKLIPQPPGIYASGQILFNGRDLVPLTDKEMSKVRGNEIAMIFQDPMTSLNPTMKVGRQITEVILQHKKVSKADAKKRAIELLSQVGIPFPEKRYNQYPHEFSGGMRQRVVIAIALAADPKLLIADEPTTALDVTIQAQILELMKEIQKNSKTSIIFITHDLGVVANVADRVAVMYAGQIVEYGTVNDIFYNPKHPYTWGLLGSMPDLDNDTDELLRTIPGSPPDLTNPPKGDAFAARNEFAMEIDYEQEPPMFQVSETHFAKTWLLHPDAPKVPLPDAVAKRIEGYLAKEAQEND, encoded by the coding sequence ATGAGTAAAACAATTTTAGAAGTAAAAGATTTAAGAATTAACTTTAAAACCTATGCAGGACTTGTTCATGCTGTACGTGGTGTTACCTTTGATTTAAAGGAAGGTGAAACGCTCGCTATAGTTGGTGAATCAGGTTCTGGTAAAAGTGTTACGAGTAATGCATTAATGAAACTAATTCCACAGCCACCTGGTATTTATGCGTCAGGACAAATTTTATTCAATGGTCGTGATTTAGTACCACTAACAGATAAAGAAATGTCAAAAGTACGTGGAAATGAAATTGCAATGATTTTCCAAGATCCAATGACAAGTTTGAATCCAACAATGAAGGTCGGACGTCAAATAACTGAAGTAATTTTGCAACATAAAAAGGTTTCAAAAGCTGATGCGAAAAAACGTGCAATCGAGCTTTTATCACAGGTAGGTATCCCCTTCCCTGAAAAACGCTATAACCAATATCCACATGAATTTTCAGGTGGTATGCGTCAGCGTGTTGTTATCGCTATCGCACTTGCTGCTGATCCAAAGCTGCTAATTGCCGATGAACCGACAACAGCTTTAGACGTAACAATTCAAGCACAAATTTTAGAGCTAATGAAAGAAATTCAAAAAAACTCGAAAACATCTATCATTTTCATTACACACGATTTAGGTGTTGTGGCAAACGTTGCTGATCGTGTGGCAGTTATGTATGCTGGTCAAATCGTTGAATACGGTACTGTTAATGATATTTTCTATAATCCAAAGCACCCTTACACATGGGGTCTACTTGGCTCGATGCCTGATTTAGATAATGATACAGACGAGCTATTGCGTACAATTCCAGGCTCACCGCCTGATTTAACAAATCCGCCAAAAGGCGATGCATTTGCAGCACGTAATGAGTTTGCAATGGAAATTGATTATGAACAAGAGCCGCCAATGTTCCAAGTAAGCGAAACGCATTTTGCAAAAACTTGGTTGTTGCATCCTGATGCACCAAAAGTTCCTCTTCCTGATGCAGTTGCTAAACGTATTGAAGGGTATTTAGCAAAGGAGGCACAAGAAAATGACTAA